From the genome of Phoenix dactylifera cultivar Barhee BC4 chromosome 17, palm_55x_up_171113_PBpolish2nd_filt_p, whole genome shotgun sequence:
TTCTCCTTCTGGTGATAAAGGTTTGATCATTGAAGAAACAAAGAACATTTGGTGTTGTTTTTCCACTCTATAGTTTGTGGTGTCAAATTTTGTCTCTCAAGATCATGTGTTTCTTTGATCTGTATGTCTCTGCTGTAGTTTTAGACTTATAGCAcaaagattctttttttttttggtttcttcaTTCTTTTTTCAGTGTAAGAGTCATCAAATTCTTGAATTCCTTTTGTTATCTTAGCTCTACCATTGTTGGTTTCTTGCATGGAATTTTCAGTTTGACAAGAAGATGATTGTTGAAATCTCCCAACTATCTTTTTATTAAGGGAAGGAAATGGATTTAATCACAAGATGGTCTGGGAAAAATCTTGTGGTTCCGTTTCTTATAAAATGTTTTCGATGATCTATTTGTGTTTTTTAAGTCTCATGTTGGATTAAGCAGCATAACTTTTAATTCCCTTTCGAATCAAGTGATTGTTATAAGAGCAAAGACTGGATTGCCTTATTATACTTCCCAGTGTTTTGTCATTCAAGTCGTTGCCTTTGGAGCTTGTCCTTCGTCGACATTCTTGAGGCTAAGCAGCAGAGTTAGCAATCATTCTGACTTCATTGTACTttcattttagaattttttccTGTCTGTATCTCTCCAAGCTCTTGTCGATTGGTCATTGCTTTTTGAGCACAGCCGCTGTCTGAGAAAGAAGAGTAAGCTGGGTCCGTGGTTTTCCATTCGTTTGAGTTGCAAGTTTTCCTTTGTGTAAAACAAAATTCTGGAAAATATATTATCCATTGATCTCACTTTTGTCATCCGTCTCACGGTTTTGATTACTTTTCATATTAAAATGTAGGAATATTCTTTCTGAAAACCTATATACTTGTTCAAAGCTATCCTTGTTAATATGAATTCATGTAGAAATTTGAGCACCTAGCAATCACTGCAAGTAGTTGTATCCTAATTATTCACTGCATGATTTGACAACCAAAGATGAACCTTCATAATTGTGGGAGCTTAATTTATGATTTCAAGTCCTTTAATGATTGATTTATGTTTGTTCCCTgattttgttttcttaaaacCCAAATGTTTCTTGCAGCTTATAGAGTAAACCCTAGGCGATATTTAGGGTTGATGCTTGAGAGCTTGATCAGCTTATTTGGGTAGCATCCAGGCTCCATGGGGGGCATAACACAAATTTTTGATTTCAATCAGGCTGGCACATCTCGAAGGTTTGCACATAAGAGATACGGTGACGGTGAGGACTGCAACTAGCAAATTCATTTAATTAAGTGTGTTTGTTATGTTAATGTTAATGCTGTTATGATGAATTCCACCtgaaattagaaaagataattcCAAAGAGAACACATAATTATTTGATGTCATGTTTAGGACATTTTCTCCTATTACCGTCTATGATGATTGGTGTTTATTCCCTCAGCTTGCAGATGTTGTGATAGTGATTTTGCATTTTTTGTAGGTTTTGAAGCTCCTCGAAACAGCTTAGAGTTGCCTATTGAAGTATCTCGAATTAATCATGTCATTCATGAGAACATTCCGGTAAGCTGTTTAATCCTGATATTAAAAAACAAAGAACCATATGACTTTCTGAGATTCTGGATTTTCAGATATAATTTGGATTATTACATAGAAGCTGCCTATTGATATTTTGAATtaactttttctttcactttctCAAAAGTTGCACATATTCTGGAAAATGGAAAATAACTGTGCCCTGTACAATTTGTTTTATCACTTTCAAGGTATTCGTTGCATGATAATCGCATGCAAGAGCTTTGTCACTAGCCATTGGCTCAGATTTACAATTCAAAAGTAGGCTTTTCTGCTTGTTCCGTGTcggatgctttttctgatcaaacaaattgaaaaataGTATGATCTGATTACCAATGAGTCTGCTTATTCTTTACTGAACATGGTGTAATAATAGGAAGAGAccttcttttaaagacttttgtTGGCATATATTAGTTAGACATCCAAATGAGCTGGTAAGTGCTGTCATTGGTATTTCTCACCATCTCATCTTGCTTTTTTTGACTATTGGCAGAATACATTTGGTATTTATCACGATGCAATAATTTTCTGTCATTTCTGGACATCCAGTTGTTCTTGTAAATTTTATATCATCGATCGATATTGTAGGATTCTTAGCGGCGTATAACAAAATTTATTTCTGCATATCACTCTGCTCCCATGCTTCATGGCTGTGGTCTAAGTTTATGCCTTTTCAGGATGGTGATAATTCAAGAGGAGTAACTAGGAATCCTGCTAGTTAGGTGCCTTGATGTTAGTAGCGGcggaagaaaaatattttattcttaaccttttttattttttcttttattttccaagGGAATTCTTCTAAAGCTGCTTTTCATAGTCAAATATATTTTATCTACAGATTTCATATCTTTAAGAACAAAGTAGTCTTGTTTACTTAGATACCTTGGAATATCAGTATTCCTGTCAGGTGAAGCAGCACTCCACAAAAATGAATTACAGTCGTAAGGGAACCCCTATGAAGAAGTTGATCGATGAGGAGATGTCTAACCGAAGAAATCATAGACAGAATGCCCCGAGTGTTGTTGCCCGTTTGATgggcatggacacaatatcaacaGATGTGAATCCCAAAATCCATGCCAAGGAATGGAAAATAGAAAATTTTAGAAATGATGTAGCAAGAAAGAAGGCCATGGAAAGTAGTTCAATTTACCATACTTATCCTAGTTCAGTTCCCTGCAAACAAACTGATCAAATATTGCTTCCATTTGGCAATAAGCAAGATTGTAACCAAATCACCAAATGCCTAAGACTGCCAAAACCGCATCTACGCGAACACCCCCAAGAAGAGCTACTGCAGAAATTTAAgaaagaatttgaggcatggcAAGCATCCAAGATGTGGGAACATACAGGGGCCCTTCAACTGAAGCATAACCTTTCAGAAGGGATGGATGAGCGCTTACTTGCACAGGAAAatctaaacaaaggaagaatggCGAGATATCTGGAAGCTAAGAGAAATTCATCCCAAAAAAAGCCTGTGGAATCCAATGAGTTTGTTTTAACAGATAAATTAAAGATGGCTGCACCACAAGGAATTGCCCTACCAAACTGCAGATTTACGAGGCAGCACCATCAGATTAACATAAAGGATGACATGGTTATTAGAAATGGAGCAAAAACTAATGCTTTTGAATACTCAGCGGTAGCTAGGATTGAAGGAAAACAGGAGAGATCTTGTTCACCCACAAGGATAGTGATTTTGAAGCCTAGTTCTGAAATAAATGAGGGTTTTGATGAGTCATGGGTTGGCTCGTCTGCAATGTTTCAAAAGGATTGCAGTATGGAAGATTTTCTTGAAGAGGTAAAAGAAAGGCTCAGATATGAAATGCAAGGGAAGGCTAGAACTAGTACTACCATCAGAGGGAGTGGTACTAAAGTGCTCTCTAATGAAAGGTCAACTGATCCAAAACAAATTGCTCGTGATATAGCGAAACAAATTAGAGAAAGTGTAACTAGAGACAATGGGACGACACTAAAGCGATCAGAATCTACAAGATCATATAAAAGTGAAGTTCAGAACAATGGACCAGATTCGTCGGAGCTCATCAAAAGAGACACAAGGAAAATCCTATCAGAGAGATTGAAGAATATCCTGAAAAATGAAATTGATTTAGAGAAACCTGTGGCTAATAATGGAAGGTCTGGAGCTTCCCTCTTGGTTAAAGACAAGGCAAGACTAAAATCAATGCCTGAATTTTCAAAGATGGACAGGTATATGGATTATTATGAGGACAAGCAAACTATGCATGAACCAATATATAGACGCGAACAAGAAATCAGCATGGCATTTGATGCTGAAGCAGCGTCATCACGAAACCTTATTAGATCTTTATCTGCTCCAGCATCTGGGACTGCTTTTGGGAAGCTTCTCCTGGAGGACCAGCATATACTGACTGGTGCACAGATCCGTAGGAAGCATGAAGTGTCTGAACATACTTCAGCTGAAGTGAGGAGAAACAGGAAAGATGGTTTCAATCTCAAAGGCAGAGTTTCAAATTTGAAACAGAACATCATTCTTAAAGGTAGGTTATTTGGGAAGACGACCCAGTTGTTGAAGGAATCAAATGCAAGTGAATTTGATATTGTGAATGCAGTTACAACTGCACCCTCAGCTACTTCATGTTCTGGCATTACACAGGCAAGTTATATGATCAAATGAATCCATTCTGCTATTAGCTATATGAGGTAACAAGCTGATGCAGTTCTTATCTTTTCCCTCATTAAATCTTTTGGCCTCAGGATAACTCTACTGAGGTGCCACCAAGTCCCGCATCCACATCCagcagtttgcatgatgaatttTGTCAGCCAGATAGCCCAAGTCCAGTATCCCCACTGGAGGTGCCTCTTATTGAATATCACCCTTCTCCACGCAGCTCAGGAGACATAAGCTGTAATCTTCCAGGTAGGAAAGATCATAATATTTGATTAAAGCCCTGTTGGTATACCTTGCGTGCCTGCATGAAAACTTGCAATATTTTTTGTTTCACGTTCCTGTGCATTTGACATGCTTTTGAAAACTCACTCTCAAACAAAGGGCATTGTCAAATGAATTCAGCATTCTTGATATACTAACATGATCATTGATTACTTTCAATGTCAACCTTTCCAGTGGCTTCACACTTATTGAGATGAGTAACATGCGTGCATGGATTTGTACTAAATGCTTCTCATCATTAAAGTCGTCCTATCTGCTTGAAGTTTGGAAGACGTTCCAAGCCTGTACTTTGGACCTGCATGGAGACAAAATGTATTTTTGGCATGATTAGTTTTATTCGCTTAAAAATATCGCTGCCAAAgattccatattttctttttctttttctttttcttttttttcgctAGAACGGATGATTCATACAAATATGATACCGATACATCCAAGAAAGTCAAAATACAGTATATCTCGGAGCGCACTAGGCATCTCACTCTTCCCTACCCAAATGATGTCCGCAGAGTGGTTGACCACGTACGTAGCCACCCAGTCCGCGGCCCTATTGGCCTCCCTGTAGACATGCATAATCTGAAGATTCCATGTTTTCTTCAAATCTGTTGTTTCTTGTCACAAATGGATCACATTTTACTGCTTGCCAGAAGAGAAGGAATAACATTGAACGGAGAGTGCGCTATATAAATTTAATGGGAGTGACAAGGAAAAGGCACTATTTGCTGTCTTATTAAATTCACACATCCTTGTTGATAAAATTCCTTGCTCGGCAGTAACTTTCTTGCTTTCTTGCTTTGTCACAAAcagaacatgtcaattcttatgatgtatatatgtttttgaCTTTTTGTGTTCTATGTTTGCCAGAGCCGAGTCTTTCAGAGAATTATGAATCTGAAGCAGTGGCAACAAACGAACAACCTTATGATGATGAAACACTAGAGACAGAAAGTAAGGATAAGGCTTATTTAAAAGATATCCTTGTTGCTGTTGGTTTGTATAATGGAAAGCCCTctgatcaagcattttcaaagTGGGATTCTGTGATAAACCCAATCTCTGATAAGGTGTTTGAGCAAGTGGAAGAAGCTTACAGTAAGTACGGGAAGGTGGATACTGGGGTTTCTCTCCTACATCATGGTGATAACAATATAGGAAATAAAATGTTATTTGATTTAGTGAATGAGGCATTGCCAAGTGTTTTAGGGATTCCAATGAACAGCTCTAGGTTCAAGAGATGGGTCCTAGATCCTGCTGAGGTGCCACAGGGGAAAAAATTGTTGGATGACCTGTGGCATCAGATCCAGAGACATACAAATCCTTCAATGCATGAACCACACACTATAGATAGCATGGTGGCACGGGATGTAAGGATGACTACTTGGTCTACTATGTTGTGCGAGGACATCGATGTTGTAGGGAGGGAGATTGAGTTGGTGATTTTAAGGGAATTGATTGATGATGTTGTGCGGGATATGTGCTTCTAGTGGCTTGTGAAACAAGGTAGTTCTCTGCATGAAATCATGTTCAtctatgcatgtgatggttGGGGGATGCGAAGTTGAAGCAATGTGGCATATGAGACATGATTAATGTATGAAATGCTTGTGAGAACTTGTGTGTCCCTGAATGTAAATGACGAGTGAGTATGTCAGTGCTTCACAAAAGCGTACATGATGTGGAGAATACTTGTAACcatattttctatttatttaaacaTAATCAGCACCTAATAATGATATGAAATAACTGATTTGTTTGGTTGAGGCAAGGCTGACAGAATTGTTGTTGCCAATGGAACTGTCTTCTTTACTGTTGGATATTAGGGGGACTGCACTTTGATCTCCCAGGTATCGTCTGTttgtcattcttttcttttgtcattcttctttttttctttttttttcttgacatATTTATCTACAATCCATCCTGTCTTAAACTTATCTAGatcttttccaaaaaaatacTCCACTTTATTTAAAATCCTTCATACTTAGCAAGCAACATGAAACCTCGTACTGTCAAGAACTTCTCTTACCATGGCCACCTCTATCTTGctcccttcgtttttttttttttttaagatatttGTGAAGTTAGATGGGAAAAGTAGGGCTTATGCATTAGTGAGCATATGCTTTGAATTTTGTTCCATGTATTCCACTAAAGATCtgtagcatggaaaactcttctGCTATTGTTTTAGTTGTTTAAAACTTGAGTATCACCTCTGTCAGTGGCTGTCATTATTTGTCTGTCACAATTTTGATAACATGAAAATAAGCTTCTTAATATTGAGGTTTTGAAATCAAAATCTAACTTGCTTCTTTCTATCTTGTGGCACACTTGTACCCTGGCTTGATTTTTTTGTCAAGGTGAATTTCTTTATGATCATACAAGAAATTATGGATTTATCAAACCCAACCACCGCTAGATACTTGTGATCTTGTCATAAGTTTTCGTACTTTCTAATCACCATCATAATCATCCTACTGAGTATTTTTCTGATCTTTTATCCTGGACTTCTGTTACACCAAATCTTTGTTCAGCTCCGAGCTTTGAACCTGAACACACTTCGACAAATTAATCTTGAAATGATTTGCTTAAGTGTATAATGATAActttgatttctttttcaatTGAATAGATCTTGGAAATCTTTCAACTATCTCAGTCGTGATATCcataaaccttttttttttctttttcttttttccctcccTTCTTCATTAGGCAGTACTAATAGTTCGTACTCTTGTCTGACTTTAGTAGCATGATATCAGATTCCAGTATAGAGTTGGCGATGTACTTTcagatatattttatatatttaatccaTATTCCAAAGACAACAGGGATGATTTGGTTGATTTCTGATGAATGATCGAAGACGAGAAACAGGCGCTACAACTCATGAACTAGGAGTTCGATTGTTGAAATCACCATTTGTCCCAAAAATTTAAGctgataggatgaggtagacttatttatatattttatattttcttacacttcCTCTCATATGTGGGCCGGACTTTCCTTTAATAGACgagcccaacatgtgaaatttttaataatagagTTAAAGAGTGCAGAGACAGGGTTCGAACTCAGGatctctgctctgataccatgttgaaatcaccacttatccTAAAAACTTAAACTGgtaggatgaggtagatttatttatatattttatattttcttacatcgATAAATGACATGAGATATCTgattttagagaaaaaatagtGTTGGTGTCTGGCCATTGTATTACTAGGTTATCATTGTGGAGTGCTTGGTCAAAGAAATAAGAGGTATATCGATTTTAAATTTCTAACATGCAGCACCAACCCATTTAGCTTAGTGGAATGCATGCATATGCATTATTCTGATAGAAAAGATGCTTTACTCAGTCT
Proteins encoded in this window:
- the LOC103701168 gene encoding uncharacterized protein LOC103701168: MGGITQIFDFNQAGTSRRFAHKRYGDGFEAPRNSLELPIEVSRINHVIHENIPYSCQVKQHSTKMNYSRKGTPMKKLIDEEMSNRRNHRQNAPSVVARLMGMDTISTDVNPKIHAKEWKIENFRNDVARKKAMESSSIYHTYPSSVPCKQTDQILLPFGNKQDCNQITKCLRLPKPHLREHPQEELLQKFKKEFEAWQASKMWEHTGALQLKHNLSEGMDERLLAQENLNKGRMARYLEAKRNSSQKKPVESNEFVLTDKLKMAAPQGIALPNCRFTRQHHQINIKDDMVIRNGAKTNAFEYSAVARIEGKQERSCSPTRIVILKPSSEINEGFDESWVGSSAMFQKDCSMEDFLEEVKERLRYEMQGKARTSTTIRGSGTKVLSNERSTDPKQIARDIAKQIRESVTRDNGTTLKRSESTRSYKSEVQNNGPDSSELIKRDTRKILSERLKNILKNEIDLEKPVANNGRSGASLLVKDKARLKSMPEFSKMDRYMDYYEDKQTMHEPIYRREQEISMAFDAEAASSRNLIRSLSAPASGTAFGKLLLEDQHILTGAQIRRKHEVSEHTSAEVRRNRKDGFNLKGRVSNLKQNIILKGRLFGKTTQLLKESNASEFDIVNAVTTAPSATSCSGITQDNSTEVPPSPASTSSSLHDEFCQPDSPSPVSPLEVPLIEYHPSPRSSGDISCNLPEPSLSENYESEAVATNEQPYDDETLETESKDKAYLKDILVAVGLYNGKPSDQAFSKWDSVINPISDKVFEQVEEAYSKYGKVDTGVSLLHHGDNNIGNKMLFDLVNEALPSVLGIPMNSSRFKRWVLDPAEVPQGKKLLDDLWHQIQRHTNPSMHEPHTIDSMVARDVRMTTWSTMLCEDIDVVGREIELVILRELIDDVVRDMCF